Proteins from a genomic interval of Triplophysa dalaica isolate WHDGS20190420 chromosome 13, ASM1584641v1, whole genome shotgun sequence:
- the rtn1b gene encoding reticulon-1b isoform X2 gives MQASTMAAADSTKMEGFWSSWKGQAMELLYWRDLKQSGLVFGSVLLLLFSLTQFSVVSVVAYLALASLSAAISFRVYKSVLQAVQKTDEGHPFKTYLDVEMSLSHDQMQKYAENAQYYINSTLKELRRLFLVQDLVDSLKFAVLMWLLTYVGALFNGLTLLIMVVVSMFSMPVVYEKYQAQIDQYMDLIRTNVNAVVAKVQEKIPGAKRKAE, from the exons ATGCAGGCCAGCACCATGGCAGCCGCAGACTCGACCAAGATGGAAGGTTTCTGGAGCAGCTGGAAAGGCCAGG CGATGGAGTTGCTGTACTGGCGGGACCTTAAGCAGAGTGGGCTGGTTTTTGGCAGTGTACTGCTGTTGCTTTTCTCCCTGACTCAGTTCAGCGTAGTCAGTGTGGTGGCATATCTTGCCCTGGCTTCGCTCTCTGCAGCCATCAGCTTCAGAGTCTACAAGTCTGTGCTGCAAGCTGTGCAGAAGACAGATGAGGGCCATCCCTTCAA AACATATCTGGATGTGGAGATGTCACTGTCTCATGATCAGATGCAGAAGTATGCAGAAAACGCCCAGTACTACATCAACAGCACACTGAAAGAATTACGCAGACTGTTCCTGGTTCAGGATTTGGTGGACTCACTaaag TTTGCAGTGCTGATGTGGTTGCTGACCTATGTCGGTGCTCTGTTCAATGGACTCACTCTTCTTATTATGG TGGTGGTCTCCATGTTCTCCATGCCTGTGGTCTACGAGAAATACCAG GCACAAATTGATCAGTATATGGACCTAATAAGGACCAATGTCAACGCTGTGGTGGCAAA GGTCCAGGAGAAGATTCCTGGGGCCAAACGAAAGGCTGAGTAG
- the LOC130434821 gene encoding uncharacterized protein LOC130434821 produces MSNNERLLQGEQMETSQTELETIQEVEKGSTSAPSKKEPRKSSRERKLTEKMLELKQQEISQKEIKWIKLYESWKDQAKDTRVKIKDECSEEDLSKMMDAVEGLETQVKEMYETIRSQTAPSTEIRRKMDSCTAVTADLMRLLKVRMCEVGLEEFDATGENARIHMVLDKEYANSIFGSTKSKHTVQSSHSKCSSENLSIAAKRAECAAQLAAKQAEIKMEEAIAAQKQELKRLENQRDLQVIAAKLKAYSEADSSDESRTTGSEVANSPIYSPKEMKKEQTFINIDKVQPNQSNDDGSLAQALHDAMVLTRLPAPEPSVFTGDPLTFLEWSSSFKALIERRCTNPVDRLFYLKKYISGEAKCVLEGSFFRKDDKAYEQAWELLNSRYGHPFVIQRAFREKLNNWPKISSRESVKLRQFSDFLISCNNAMPHIKGLQVLNDCEENQRMVQKLPDWVTSQWNRYVTKHLRETEEYPKFNEFAEFVAREAEVACNPVTSFNALKSTEERPIRDVKRQRANAFITNVKAPDKFCTVMRSNSAGENQPKESNKVNVTSPFSEPVPCLCCGDSHSIHKCQTFANKPVEEKKRLIFDNNLCFGCLRRGHNSRECRSKAICSICKKRHPTPLHEERSSAAADTSSHAIETEETTSSLSCSVDRGCGGSTSMIVPVWISSSTNPEKQILVYALLDTQSSNTFVDKEVCEEIGASLEPVKLKLTTMMGKDSIIQSERVNGLRVKGLLSQSLVNLPPAYTRDFIPLERSHIPTSQTAKRWNHLNSIVQEMPKLMDCKVGLLIGYDCSRALAPRQVITGGEDEPYAIKTDLGWSIVGSSPKVAKSTEVIGLCHRVHVKEVPPLTPATIIRALESDFKDTNPGERSMSQDDIQFMQLLNEKTNYNADGHLEMPLPFRTRPHLPENKRLALARLKRLKGKLEKNPKFKEDYVKFMGGVFKDGDAERAEQQSETGNVWYIPHQGVYHPKKPNKIRVVFDCSAKYDGTALNDHLLVGPDLTNGLTGVLCRFRKYPIAVICDVEKMFHRFHVSQEDRDYLRFLWWENGDTNSEPKEYRMKVHLFGAASSPGCANYGMKHLANQNEKDYPAAANFIRKNFYVDDGLVSVEDVDTAINLVREAQTVCAKGRLHLHKFISNNREVLESIPDNERATEMHDVDLRHDDLPVQTVLGVKWSANSDTFSFKVILDEKPATRRGILSTIASVFDPLGFLAPFLLLGKKILQDMCRKGIEWDEPLPEELKPRWESWLNDLKNLQGLQIPRCITSGKMETTQRIELHHFSDASSQGYGQCSYIRLLSEDKVHCSLVIGKARVAPTKVVTIPRLELSAAVVSSAVSSMLREELELKIDQEYFWTDSKVVLGYINNEARRFHVFVANRVQRIRETSDPAQWYYVDSDSNPADHASRGLSVSELISSNWFTGPKFLWEREIVTSESDPELLVGDPEVKVTQVLQTKLEKEEQFLDRFSRFSKWHTALKVVARIQQLAKGNKFPKPINVEDLKKAGVALIKLAQKDAFEKEMETLSHGKLPNNNQFFQLDPVLHDGVLRVGGRLTKASSPLDLKHPIILPKNGSVTRLILGHCHEKTQHQGRGQTLNELRANGYWIVGGSKVVANYIKQCVTCRRARRPTETQKMADLPANRVDPSPPFSYCGMDCFGPFHTKQGRKEYKRYGLIFTCLSSRAIHVEMLEDLTTDAFINALRSFIAIRGAVREIRSDQGTNFIGAKNELTKALNELDKERLTAYLAQKQCDFTFNVPDASHMGGIWERQIRTIRSVLNWVLSQSAGRLDDASLRTFLYEAMSIINCRPLTTDTINDPKSLEPLTPNHLLTMKASVPLPPPGKFEAEDLYSKKRWRRVQYLTEQFWGRWKREYLANIALRQRWHSAKRNVKIGDVVILQEDALPRNGWRLGRVLDVRTDEDGLVRKVTIQLGDRKASKEGKSKNNNFSILERPIHKLVVLVENN; encoded by the coding sequence ATGTCAAATAATGAAAGGTTGTTGCAAGGTGAGCAAATGGAGACCAGTCAGACAGAGTTAGAAACAATACAAGAAGTAGAGAAAGGTTCTACTTCTGCCCCTTCTAAAAAAGAACCAAGAAAGTCTTCAAGGGAAAGAAAACTAACTGAAAAAATGCTGGAGCTTAAGCAGCAAGAAATTTCTCAAAAGGAGATTAAGTGGATCAAGCTTTATGAAAGTTGGAAAGATCAAGCGAAAGATACACGTGTCAAAATAAAGGATGAGTGTTCTGAGGAAGACTTAAGTAAAATGATGGATGCCGTAGAAGGACTGGAGACACAAGTAAAAGAAATGTATGAAACCATTCGTTCTCAAACAGCACCTTCTACCGAAATTAGAAGGAAGATGGATTCCTGTACAGCAGTAACAGCAGACCTAATGAGGCTACTGAAAGTACGTATGTGTGAAGTCGGGTTAGAGGAATTTGATGCTACAGGAGAAAATGCAAGAATTCACATGGTGCTGGATAAAGAGTACGCCAACTCAATATTTGGAAgtacaaaatcaaaacacactGTCCAAAGTAGCCATTCAAAATGTTCGTCCGAAAACCTAAGCATCGCAGCAAAAAGAGCAGAATGTGCAGCACAACTCGCAGCAAAACAGGCTGAAATTAAGATGGAAGAAGCTATAGCTGCACAAAAACAGGAGCTAAAGAGACTGGAAAACCAAAGAGATCTACAAGTAATAGCCGCAAAGCTTAAAGCATACTCTGAAGCTGATTCTAGTGACGAAAGTAGAACCACAGGTAGTGAAGTGGCCAATAGTCCCATTTATTCTcctaaagaaatgaaaaaggaaCAGACATTCATTAACATTGACAAAGTGCAACCAAATCAATCTAACGATGATGGATCATTAGCACAAGCCTTGCATGACGCAATGGTTCTTACCAGACTACCAGCACCCGAACCCTCAGTCTTTACAGGCGATCCACTTACATTCTTAGAGTGGAGTTCAAGTTTTAAAGCTTTGATTGAAAGACGATGCACAAATCCAGTTGATAGGTTATTCTATCTAAAGAAATACATCAGTGGTGAAGCAAAATGTGTACTGGAGGGAAGCTTTTTCCGAAAGGATGATAAAGCCTATGAACAGGCATGGGAGCTATTGAACTCTAGATATGGTCATCCCTTTGTAATACAGCGGGCATTTagagaaaaactaaataactGGCCCAAGATTAGTTCTAGGGAGTCAGTTAAATTGAGACAATTTAGTGATTTCCTGATATCCTGCAACAATGCTATGCCACACATCAAAGGACTTCAGGTGTTAAATGACTGTGAAGAGAATCAGAGAATGGTACAAAAACTCCCTGATTGGGTAACCTCTCAATGGAACCGTTATGTCACAAAGCACTTAAGAGAAACGGAGGAATACCCTAAGTTCAATGAGTTTGCTGAATTTGTGGCCCGTGAGGCAGAAGTGGCATGCAACCCTGTAACTTCCTTTAATGCCTTGAAGTCAACAGAAGAAAGGCCCATCAGAGACGTAAAGCGCCAAAGGGCCAACGCGTTTATAACAAATGTAAAGGCACCTGATAAGTTCTGTACAGTGATGAGGTCGAACAGTGCCGGTGAAAATCAACCAAAGGaatcaaataaagtaaatgtcaCATCGCCATTTTCAGAGCCAGTTCCATGCCTGTGTTGTGGAGACAGCCACTCCATCCACAAATGTCAGACGTTTGCCAATAAGCCAGTGGAAGAGAAGAAAAGGCTTATATTTGATAACAATCTCTGCTTTGGGTGTCTTAGACGAGGACATAATTCGAGAGAGTGTAGAAGCAAGGCAATTTGTAGCATTTGTAAGAAACGTCATCCAACCCCACTTCATGAAGAACGCTCTTCTGCTGCAGCAGACACATCCTCTCATGCTATCGAAACAGAAGAAACAACTTCTTCCCTTTCTTGCTCTGTTGACagaggttgtggtgggagtaCATCCATGATAGTTCCTGTGTGGATTTCTTCATCTACAAATCCAGAAAAACAGATCCTGGTGTATGCCTTACTGGATACCCAAAGCAGCAACACCTTTGTAGACAAAGAAGTATGTGAAGAGATAGGTGCGAGTCTAGAGCCAGTTAAGTTAAAGCTTACCACAATGATGGGAAAAGATTCCATTATTCAGAGTGAGAGAGTCAATGGGCTTCGAGTTAAAGGGCTTCTCTCTCAAAGTCTTGTCAACTTGCCACCCGCCTATACCAGAGATTTCATTCCTCTTGAACGTTCCCACATACCTACCTCTCAGACTGCAAAAAGGTGGAATCATCTAAACAGTATAGTGCAGGAAATGCCAAAGCTGATGGATTGCAAAGTCGGACTGTTGATAGGTTACGACTGCTCAAGAGCACTGGCACCACGACAAGTCATCACAGGAGGTGAAGATGAGCCCTATGCCATTAAGACAGATTTAGGTTGGAGTATTGTCGGTAGCTCACCAAAGGTTGCAAAGTCTACAGAAGTAATAGGTCTGTGCCATCGCGTACACGTCAAGGAAGTTCCACCATTGACACCAGCCACCATCATCAGAGCTCTTGAATCAGACTTCAAGGATACCAACCCTGGAGAAAGGAGCATGTCACAAGATGACATACAATTCATGCAACtattaaatgagaaaacaaactaCAATGCGGATGGTCACTTGGAAATGCCCCTACCCTTTAGGACACGCCCACACCTGCCAGAAAATAAGCGGTTGGCTTTGGCACGGCTGAAGCGGTTAAAAGGGAAGCTTGAGAAAAATCCAAAGTTCAAGGAAGACTATGTCAAATTCATGGGAGGTGTTTTCAAGGATGGTGATGCTGAGAGAGCTGAACAACAATCTGAAACAGGAAATGTGTGGTATATCCCTCACCAAGGTGTTTACCACCCTAAAAAGCCAAACAAAATTAGGGTAGTGTTCGACTGTTCAGCCAAGTATGATGGCACTGCACTAAATGATCATCTGCTCGTTGGACCAGATCTTACAAATGGACTGACTGGAGTGCTCTGCAGGTTTCGCAAATACCCTATAGCAGTCATCTGTGATGTGGAGAAGATGTTCCACAGGTTCCATGTAAGCCAGGAGGACAGAGATTATTTACGTTTCTTGTGGTGGGAGAACGGGGATACGAATTCTGAGCCAAAGGAATATCGTATGAAAGTCCATCTATTTGGAGCGGCATCCTCACCTGGCTGCGCAAATTATGGAATGAAGCATCTTGCAAACCAAAATGAGAAAGACTATCCTGCAGCAGCCAACTTCATAAGGAAAAATTTCTATGTTGACGATGGCCTCGTCAGTGTTGAAGATGTGGACACTGCCATAAACCTAGTGAGAGAAGCACAAACTGTGTGTGCCAAAGGAAGACTGCATCTTCATAAATTCATCTCCAATAACAGAGAAGTTTTGGAGTCAATACCTGACAATGAACGAGCAACTGAAATGCATGACGTGGATCTCAGGCATGATGACCTTCCAGTCCAAACTGTGTTAGGAGTGAAGTGGAGTGCAAATAGTGACACCTTctcatttaaagttattttggaTGAGAAACCAGCAACGAGGCGGGGAATTCTCTCAACTATAGCTTCTGTGTTTGACCCACTGGGCTTTCTAGCTCCTTTCCTCCTCCTGGGAAAGAAAATACTACAGGACATGTGCCGAAAGGGCATTGAATGGGATGAACCACTGCCAGAAGAATTAAAGCCACGATGGGAAAGCTGGCTAAATGATCTAAAGAATCTGCAGGGTCTTCAGATTCCAAGATGCATCACATCTGGAAAAATGGAAACGACCCAGAGAATTGAACTTCATCATTTTTCCGATGCGAGTAGTCAAGGGTATGGTCAGTGCTCATACATACGATTGCTGAGTGAAGACAAAGTACACTGCTCTTTAGTCATTGGGAAAGCAAGGGTTGCACCCACTAAAGTTGTGACAATACCCAGGCTTGAGTTATCAGCTGCAGTAGTTTCTTCAGCAGTCAGCAGTATGTTAAGGGAAGAGCTAGAACTCAAAATCGACCAAGAATATTTTTGGACAGACTCAAAAGTAGTCTTGGGCTATATCAATAATGAAGCTAGAAGGTTCCACGTTTTTGTAGCCAATAGAGTTCAAAGAATCAGAGAAACATCAGACCCCGCACAGTGGTACTACGTTGATAGTGACAGTAATCCAGCAGACCATGCCTCCAGAGGCCTCAGTGTGTCAGAGTTGATCAGTTCAAATTGGTTTACTGGACCCAAGTTTTTGTGGGAAAGAGAGATTGTCACGTCGGAGTCAGATCCAGAGCTCTTGGTGGGTGATCCTGAAGTAAAAGTGACACAGGTACTACAAACCAAGCTAGAAAAGGAAGAACAATTTTTGGACAGATTCAGTCGGTTCTCAAAATGGCATACAGCATTGAAAGTGGTCGCTCGAATCCAGCAACTAGCTAAAGGAAACAAATTCCCAAAGCCCATAAATGTCgaggacttaaagaaagcaggtGTCGCGCTTATAAAATTGGCACAAAAGGATGCATTCgaaaaagaaatggaaacaCTAAGTCATGGCAAACTTCCAAATAACAATCAATTTTTCCAGCTTGATCCAGTGCTGCACGATGGCGTTCTCAGAGTAGGGGGGCGTTTAACCAAAGCTTCCTCACCTTTGGACTTGAAGCATCCAATAATCCTGCCAAAGAATGGTTCGGTGACACGTCTAATTTTGGGTCACTGCCATGAGAAAACTCAACACCAAGGCAGAGGGCAAACCCTTAACGAACTGAGAGCTAACGGTTACTGGATTGTTGGTGGCAGTAAAGTTGTAGCTAACTACATTAAGCAGTGCGTTACATGCAGAAGAGCTCGCAGGCCAACAGAAACACAGAAGATGGCAGACCTACCTGCTAACCGTGTTGATCCCTCGCCACCGTTTTCCTACTGTGGCATGGATTGTTTCGGGCCATTTCACACCAAGCAAGGCCGTAAAGAGTACAAGAGATATGGCCTCATATTCACCTGTCTCTCTTCTAGAGCAATTCATGTGGAAATGCTGGAAGACCTTACTACTGATGCTTTCATAAATGCTCTGCGGAGTTTTATAGCAATCCGTGGTGCTGTAAGAGAAATCCGGTCAGATCAAGGCACAAATTTCATTGGGGCAAAGAATGAACTGACGAAGGCACTTAACGAGTTGGACAAAGAGAGACTAACTGCATACTTAGCCCAAAAACAATGTGACTTTACATTCAATGTACCTGATGCCAGCCACATGGGGGGTATTTGGGAAAGGCAGATCAGAACAATTAGGAGTGTCTTAAATTGGGTCCTCTCTCAAAGTGCTGGCAGATTAGATGATGCTTCCTTAAGAACCTTCCTTTATGAAGCCATGTCTATCATAAATTGCCGTCCACTCACCACTGATACCATTAATGACCCAAAGAGCCTAGAGCCTCTTACCCCAAACCACTTGCTCACCATGAAAGCTTCTGTACCGCTGCCACCACCAGGAAAATTTGAAGCAGAAGACCTTTATTCCAAAAAAAGGTGGCGTAGAGTCCAGTACTTGACAGAGCAATTCTGGGGTAGATGGAAAAGGGAGTACTTGGCAAACATAGCACTCAGACAGCGCTGGCATTCCGCAAAACGAAATGTAAAAATCGGAGATGTTGTCATTCTCCAAGAGGACGCACTTCCACGCAATGGCTGGAGACTAGGAAGAGTGCTTGATGTTCGTACAGATGAAGATGGATTGGTGCGAAAGGTCACAATTCAATTAGGCGATAGAAAGGCGAGTAAAGAGGGcaaaagcaaaaacaataatttttctATTCTTGAACGTCCAATTCATAAATTGGTTGTGCTTGTAGAAAACAACTAA
- the rd3l gene encoding protein RD3-like: protein MESSHHGPQPFRHTSQAMPFLGWSKWAQAKGESAQGCVAPTGAMLLREFLWQLEQRTLQFQEAEFQYCLSRGFLGYHHPQTHPNLLALIPASEHRQLEHLCGRIPPSHAAVVLSRLHDLLAHNDIPPWELVSIFKQVLRDFLRRQEDGMQRRPLPSASAAIIPTPFPPTESNDRNHMTENALHKSLTEESGRQREEIPTISSYVDKHLYATCPYSIHRDWSLPFCHPISYEAYSTTL, encoded by the exons ATGGAGTCAAGTCATCATGGACCTCAACCTTTCAGACACACAAG CCAGGCAATGCCATTCTTAGGTTGGTCGAAATGGGCCCAAGCAAAAGGTGAATCAGCACAAGGATGTGTGGCACCTACAGGTGCAATGTTACTGCGGGAGTTCCTTTGGCAGCTGGAGCAAAGAACACTTCAGTTTCAAGAGGCGGAGTTCCAATACTGCCTCTCCCGTGGCTTTCTGGGATACCATCACCCCCAAACACACCCCAACCTGCTAGCCCTCATACCCGCTTCTGAGCACCGTCAGCTAGAGCATCTCTGTGGACGCATCCCCCCCTCACACGCTGCTGTCGTACTATCCAG GCTCCATGATCTTCTGGCTCACAATGACATTCCTCCCTGGGAGCTGGTCAGCATCTTCAAGCAAGTTCTTAGGGACTTTCTGAGGAGACAGGAAGATGGCATGCAGAGACGTCCACTGCCTTCAGCTTCAGCTGCAATTATTCCTACTCCATTTCCACCGACAGAGAGTAATGACAGAAATCATATGACAGAAAATGCACTGCACAAGTCTTTAACAGAGGAGTCAGGAAGGCAAAGAGAGGAGATTCCAACTATATCTAGTTATGTGGATAAACACTTGTATGCCACCTGTCCCTACTCTATACACAGAGATTGGAGCCTTCCATTTTGCCATCCCATTAGTTATGAGGCCTACAGCACTACATTGTAA